From the genome of Carassius gibelio isolate Cgi1373 ecotype wild population from Czech Republic chromosome B10, carGib1.2-hapl.c, whole genome shotgun sequence, one region includes:
- the postna gene encoding periostin isoform X2: MILLFTVTFTILALSSLDQVESSAYDKIVTHSRIRAKKEGPNVCALQQVMGTKKKYFSTCRNWYNKSICGKKATVLYECCPGYMKLEGMRGCPAVAPIDTVFGTLDLVQAKLTKQYSDQSKLTEELTGAGSYTMFAPSDDAWIELDPALRDAMVSSGNTELYNALHYHMVNKRLLTKDLKNDMTLESMHNKQGLYINHYSNGVVTVNCARIIHGNQVATNGVVHVIDRVISVVSQTIKEVIESNDDLASLNTVALRSGLQDQLGEPGHYTLFAPTNEAFDKVGGEVLERLMSDTTVLQALLKYHLLNSVQCSEAIMAGSVYGTLEGSNIEIGCDGESLTVNGIKMVLKKDIVTSNGVIHLISQVLMPDSAKQVTELIGKSQSVFSDLVSQLGLSAAMQPETEYTILAPLNGAFSDGVMSMDQRFLKTILENHIVKLKISLSDLYSGQLLETLGGKLLRVFIYRTAVCIENACMVRGSREGSNGVLHLMRSLIQPPETTIYELLLKDGRFKIFLSLMESAGLTDLLKQEGSYTLFAPEDAAFGTLTEEDITLLKSDINTLRVILLYHFSNGVFINGGLEGGVTNLLKTIQGNNLQVLSVNNSIRVNSVEVPDFDLMASNGVVHVVKTILYPQDLPVGREDILILLRRLIKYMQLKFVSGYTYREIPLTFIKRTITTHVIEKGPKYKVVIEEPSVTKVTRVIKGEPIITEVTQEIEEDPSITKVTRVIEGDPSITKVTRVIEGDPSITKVTRVIEGDPSITKVTRVIEGDPSITKVTRLIEEDPSITKVRRVIEGDPNVTKVTRLIEEDPSITKVRRVIEKDSNIKITRVTNGDPSITIMKGVVEGDAGVTKVRRVNEGKPSITKVTRLIETHSASSDGDIDTEGDIKRIMDVTKVQKFHGGDVHILREEDIKQITDAITQGGGPGITTISKVIKPEVQVVETEPGLTTFTRVIKKGPQIIKEGETTVTREVRPEPQIIEGPDFSKIVSFKDSPDLLETESERITRIIKGGRSKKRAAIRHPQGSRRRVRMVRHHSRRRQ; this comes from the exons AACGGTCTTATATGAGTGCTGTCCGGGTTATATGAAGTTAGAAGGGATGCGAGGGTGCCCTGCAG TGGCTCCTATTGACACTGTGTTTGGCACCCTGGATCTGGTGCAAGCCAAGCTCACCAAACAATACTCCGATCAATCCAAACTGACGGAAGAACTCACGGGAGCCGGATCTTACACAATGTTTGCACCAAGTGACGATGCCTGGATAGAGTTAGATCCT GCATTGAGAGATGCCATGGTCAGCAGTGGAAACACTGAGCTTTACAATGCACTCCACTATCACATGGTCAACAAACGTCTTCTCACTAAGGACCTGAAGAATGATATGACCCTAGAGTCCATGCATAACAAACAAGGCCTCTATATCAATCACTACTCAAATGGA GTTGTCACTGTGAACTGTGCCAGGATCATTCACGGCAACCAGGTGGCGACTAATGGAGTTGTGCACGTCATTGATCGGGTCATCAGTGTCGTAAGCCAAACGATCAAGGAAGTGATCGAATCCAACGATGATCTGGCTTCACTGAAC ACAGTTGCTTTGAGATCAGGTCTCCAGGATCAACTGGGAGAGCCCGGACATTACACACTTTTTGCTCCAACCAACGAGGCCTTTGACAAAGTTGGCGGAGAAGTCCTTGAGAGACTTATGAGTGACACAACTGTACTTCAAG CCCTTCTAAAGTACCACCTCCTGAACTCGGTGCAGTGCTCTGAGGCCATTATGGCGGGTTCTGTCTATGGGACTCTTGAGGGCAGCAATATTGAGATCGGATGTGATGGCGAGAGCCTTACAGTCAATGGTATCAAGATGGTGCTGAAGAAAGACATTGTCACCAGCAATGGGGTCATTCATCTGATCAGCCAGGTGCTCATGCCTGACTCGG CCAAGCAGGTGACGGAGCTTATAGGCAAATCTCAGAGCGTCTTCAGTGACCTGGTGTCTCAGCTCGGCCTGTCTGCCGCCATGCAGCCTGAAACTGAGTACACTATTCTTGCCCCACTGAATGGAGCCTTCTCTG ACGGGGTAATGTCCATGGATCAGCGTTTCCTGAAGACGATTCTAGAAAACCACATTGTGAAACTCAAGATCTCTCTGAGTGACCTCTACAGCGGCCAGCTTCTGGAAACCCTGGGAGGAAAACTCCTCCGAGTCTTCATTTATCGCACG gctGTGTGTATTGAGAACGCATGTATGGTCCGAGGCAGCAGAGAGGGCAGTAACGGAGTCCTTCATCTCATGCGATCACTGATCCAGCCTCCCGAGACaaccatctatgagctgctcttaAAAGACGGACGCTTCAA AATCTTCCTGTCTCTGATGGAGAGTGCTGGACTGACAGATCTACTGAAGCAGGAGGGATCGTACACACTCTTTGCTCCTGAAGATGCTGCCTTTGGCACCCTGACAGAGGAAGACATCACTCTTCTGAAAA GCGACATCAACACCCTCAGGGTGATCCTGCTCTACCACTTTAGCAATGGCGTCTTTATTAATGGAGGCTTGGAGGGTGGCGTGACTAATCTTCTCAAGACCATTCAGGGCAACAACCTTCAAGTGCTGTCT GTTAACAACTCCATCCGTGTAAATTCAGTGGAGGTTCCAGATTTTGATCTTATGGCATCCAACGGAGTGGTTCATGTAGTGAAGACCATATTATATCCTCAAG ATCTGCCAGTTGGCCGTGAAGACATATTGATTCTGCTGAGAAGACTCATCAAATACATGCAGCTGAAG TTTGTATCTGGATACACCTATCGTGAGATTCCACTTACATTCATCA AGAGGACTATAACCACACATGTCATTGAGAAAG GTCCCAAATACAAGGTGGTGATTGAAGAACCAAGTGTCACCAAGGTTACACGAGTAATCAAAGGAGAACCAATCATCACAGAAGTTACACAAGAGATCGAAGAAGATCCGAGCATCACCAAAGTAACACGAGTGATTGAAGGAGATCCGAGCATCACCAAAGTTACACGAGTGATTGAAGGAGATCCGAGCATCACCAAAGTTACACGAGTGATTGAAGGAGATCCAAGCATCACCAAAGTAACACGAGTGATTGAAGGAGATCCGAGCATCACCAAAGTAACACGACTGATTGAAGAAGATCCGAGCATCACCAAAGTTAGACGAGTGATTGAAGGAGATCCAAACGTCACCAAAGTTACACGACTGATTGAAGAAGATCCGAGCATCACCAAAGTTAGACGAGTGAttgaaaaagattcaaacatcaAAATTACGAGAGTGACTAACGGAGACCCAAGCATCACCATAATGAAAGGAGTGGTTGAAGGAGATGCAGGCGTCACCAAAGTTAGACGAGTTAATGAAGGAAAGCCATCGATTACAAAAGTCACAAGGCTCATTGAAA CTCACAGTGCCTCATCTGATGGAGATATTGACACTGAGGGAGATATCAAGAGAATCATGG ATGTAACCAAGGTGCAGAAGTTTCATGGTGGTGATGTACACATCCTCCGGGAGGAAGATATCAAACAAATCACTGATGCGATTACCCAGGGAG GTGGACCAGGGATCACCACCATCAGTAAAGTAATCAAACCAGAGGTCCAGGTTGTTGAAA CTGAACCAGGGCTCACCACGTTTACTAGAGTAATTAAGAAAGGCCCTCAGATCATTAAAG AAGGGGAAACCACTGTTACCAGAGAAGTTCGACCAGAACCACAGATAATTGAAG gACCAGACTTTTCTAAGATTGTATCTTTCAAGGACAGTCCAGACCTCCTTGAAACAGAATCGGAGAGAATCACCAGAATCATCAAGG GGGGTCGTTCTAAAAAACGAGCTGCCATCAGACATCCACAAG gatCAAGGCGGAGAGTGAGAATGGTCAGGCATCACTCCAGACGCAGACAGTGA
- the postna gene encoding periostin isoform X3 has translation MILLFTVTFTILALSSLDQVESSAYDKIVTHSRIRAKKEGPNVCALQQVMGTKKKYFSTCRNWYNKSICGKKATVLYECCPGYMKLEGMRGCPAVAPIDTVFGTLDLVQAKLTKQYSDQSKLTEELTGAGSYTMFAPSDDAWIELDPALRDAMVSSGNTELYNALHYHMVNKRLLTKDLKNDMTLESMHNKQGLYINHYSNGVVTVNCARIIHGNQVATNGVVHVIDRVISVVSQTIKEVIESNDDLASLNTVALRSGLQDQLGEPGHYTLFAPTNEAFDKVGGEVLERLMSDTTVLQALLKYHLLNSVQCSEAIMAGSVYGTLEGSNIEIGCDGESLTVNGIKMVLKKDIVTSNGVIHLISQVLMPDSAKQVTELIGKSQSVFSDLVSQLGLSAAMQPETEYTILAPLNGAFSDGVMSMDQRFLKTILENHIVKLKISLSDLYSGQLLETLGGKLLRVFIYRTAVCIENACMVRGSREGSNGVLHLMRSLIQPPETTIYELLLKDGRFKIFLSLMESAGLTDLLKQEGSYTLFAPEDAAFGTLTEEDITLLKSDINTLRVILLYHFSNGVFINGGLEGGVTNLLKTIQGNNLQVLSVNNSIRVNSVEVPDFDLMASNGVVHVVKTILYPQDLPVGREDILILLRRLIKYMQLKFVSGYTYREIPLTFIKRTITTHVIEKGPKYKVVIEEPSVTKVTRVIKGEPIITEVTQEIEEDPSITKVTRVIEGDPSITKVTRVIEGDPSITKVTRVIEGDPSITKVTRVIEGDPSITKVTRLIEEDPSITKVRRVIEGDPNVTKVTRLIEEDPSITKVRRVIEKDSNIKITRVTNGDPSITIMKGVVEGDAGVTKVRRVNEGKPSITKVTRLIETHSASSDGDIDTEGDIKRIMGEDVTKVQKFHGGDVHILREEDIKQITDAITQGGGPGITTISKVIKPEVQVVEKGETTVTREVRPEPQIIEGPDFSKIVSFKDSPDLLETESERITRIIKGGRSKKRAAIRHPQGSRRRVRMVRHHSRRRQ, from the exons AACGGTCTTATATGAGTGCTGTCCGGGTTATATGAAGTTAGAAGGGATGCGAGGGTGCCCTGCAG TGGCTCCTATTGACACTGTGTTTGGCACCCTGGATCTGGTGCAAGCCAAGCTCACCAAACAATACTCCGATCAATCCAAACTGACGGAAGAACTCACGGGAGCCGGATCTTACACAATGTTTGCACCAAGTGACGATGCCTGGATAGAGTTAGATCCT GCATTGAGAGATGCCATGGTCAGCAGTGGAAACACTGAGCTTTACAATGCACTCCACTATCACATGGTCAACAAACGTCTTCTCACTAAGGACCTGAAGAATGATATGACCCTAGAGTCCATGCATAACAAACAAGGCCTCTATATCAATCACTACTCAAATGGA GTTGTCACTGTGAACTGTGCCAGGATCATTCACGGCAACCAGGTGGCGACTAATGGAGTTGTGCACGTCATTGATCGGGTCATCAGTGTCGTAAGCCAAACGATCAAGGAAGTGATCGAATCCAACGATGATCTGGCTTCACTGAAC ACAGTTGCTTTGAGATCAGGTCTCCAGGATCAACTGGGAGAGCCCGGACATTACACACTTTTTGCTCCAACCAACGAGGCCTTTGACAAAGTTGGCGGAGAAGTCCTTGAGAGACTTATGAGTGACACAACTGTACTTCAAG CCCTTCTAAAGTACCACCTCCTGAACTCGGTGCAGTGCTCTGAGGCCATTATGGCGGGTTCTGTCTATGGGACTCTTGAGGGCAGCAATATTGAGATCGGATGTGATGGCGAGAGCCTTACAGTCAATGGTATCAAGATGGTGCTGAAGAAAGACATTGTCACCAGCAATGGGGTCATTCATCTGATCAGCCAGGTGCTCATGCCTGACTCGG CCAAGCAGGTGACGGAGCTTATAGGCAAATCTCAGAGCGTCTTCAGTGACCTGGTGTCTCAGCTCGGCCTGTCTGCCGCCATGCAGCCTGAAACTGAGTACACTATTCTTGCCCCACTGAATGGAGCCTTCTCTG ACGGGGTAATGTCCATGGATCAGCGTTTCCTGAAGACGATTCTAGAAAACCACATTGTGAAACTCAAGATCTCTCTGAGTGACCTCTACAGCGGCCAGCTTCTGGAAACCCTGGGAGGAAAACTCCTCCGAGTCTTCATTTATCGCACG gctGTGTGTATTGAGAACGCATGTATGGTCCGAGGCAGCAGAGAGGGCAGTAACGGAGTCCTTCATCTCATGCGATCACTGATCCAGCCTCCCGAGACaaccatctatgagctgctcttaAAAGACGGACGCTTCAA AATCTTCCTGTCTCTGATGGAGAGTGCTGGACTGACAGATCTACTGAAGCAGGAGGGATCGTACACACTCTTTGCTCCTGAAGATGCTGCCTTTGGCACCCTGACAGAGGAAGACATCACTCTTCTGAAAA GCGACATCAACACCCTCAGGGTGATCCTGCTCTACCACTTTAGCAATGGCGTCTTTATTAATGGAGGCTTGGAGGGTGGCGTGACTAATCTTCTCAAGACCATTCAGGGCAACAACCTTCAAGTGCTGTCT GTTAACAACTCCATCCGTGTAAATTCAGTGGAGGTTCCAGATTTTGATCTTATGGCATCCAACGGAGTGGTTCATGTAGTGAAGACCATATTATATCCTCAAG ATCTGCCAGTTGGCCGTGAAGACATATTGATTCTGCTGAGAAGACTCATCAAATACATGCAGCTGAAG TTTGTATCTGGATACACCTATCGTGAGATTCCACTTACATTCATCA AGAGGACTATAACCACACATGTCATTGAGAAAG GTCCCAAATACAAGGTGGTGATTGAAGAACCAAGTGTCACCAAGGTTACACGAGTAATCAAAGGAGAACCAATCATCACAGAAGTTACACAAGAGATCGAAGAAGATCCGAGCATCACCAAAGTAACACGAGTGATTGAAGGAGATCCGAGCATCACCAAAGTTACACGAGTGATTGAAGGAGATCCGAGCATCACCAAAGTTACACGAGTGATTGAAGGAGATCCAAGCATCACCAAAGTAACACGAGTGATTGAAGGAGATCCGAGCATCACCAAAGTAACACGACTGATTGAAGAAGATCCGAGCATCACCAAAGTTAGACGAGTGATTGAAGGAGATCCAAACGTCACCAAAGTTACACGACTGATTGAAGAAGATCCGAGCATCACCAAAGTTAGACGAGTGAttgaaaaagattcaaacatcaAAATTACGAGAGTGACTAACGGAGACCCAAGCATCACCATAATGAAAGGAGTGGTTGAAGGAGATGCAGGCGTCACCAAAGTTAGACGAGTTAATGAAGGAAAGCCATCGATTACAAAAGTCACAAGGCTCATTGAAA CTCACAGTGCCTCATCTGATGGAGATATTGACACTGAGGGAGATATCAAGAGAATCATGGGTGAAG ATGTAACCAAGGTGCAGAAGTTTCATGGTGGTGATGTACACATCCTCCGGGAGGAAGATATCAAACAAATCACTGATGCGATTACCCAGGGAG GTGGACCAGGGATCACCACCATCAGTAAAGTAATCAAACCAGAGGTCCAGGTTGTTGAAA AAGGGGAAACCACTGTTACCAGAGAAGTTCGACCAGAACCACAGATAATTGAAG gACCAGACTTTTCTAAGATTGTATCTTTCAAGGACAGTCCAGACCTCCTTGAAACAGAATCGGAGAGAATCACCAGAATCATCAAGG GGGGTCGTTCTAAAAAACGAGCTGCCATCAGACATCCACAAG gatCAAGGCGGAGAGTGAGAATGGTCAGGCATCACTCCAGACGCAGACAGTGA
- the postna gene encoding periostin isoform X1 translates to MILLFTVTFTILALSSLDQVESSAYDKIVTHSRIRAKKEGPNVCALQQVMGTKKKYFSTCRNWYNKSICGKKATVLYECCPGYMKLEGMRGCPAVAPIDTVFGTLDLVQAKLTKQYSDQSKLTEELTGAGSYTMFAPSDDAWIELDPALRDAMVSSGNTELYNALHYHMVNKRLLTKDLKNDMTLESMHNKQGLYINHYSNGVVTVNCARIIHGNQVATNGVVHVIDRVISVVSQTIKEVIESNDDLASLNTVALRSGLQDQLGEPGHYTLFAPTNEAFDKVGGEVLERLMSDTTVLQALLKYHLLNSVQCSEAIMAGSVYGTLEGSNIEIGCDGESLTVNGIKMVLKKDIVTSNGVIHLISQVLMPDSAKQVTELIGKSQSVFSDLVSQLGLSAAMQPETEYTILAPLNGAFSDGVMSMDQRFLKTILENHIVKLKISLSDLYSGQLLETLGGKLLRVFIYRTAVCIENACMVRGSREGSNGVLHLMRSLIQPPETTIYELLLKDGRFKIFLSLMESAGLTDLLKQEGSYTLFAPEDAAFGTLTEEDITLLKSDINTLRVILLYHFSNGVFINGGLEGGVTNLLKTIQGNNLQVLSVNNSIRVNSVEVPDFDLMASNGVVHVVKTILYPQDLPVGREDILILLRRLIKYMQLKFVSGYTYREIPLTFIKRTITTHVIEKGPKYKVVIEEPSVTKVTRVIKGEPIITEVTQEIEEDPSITKVTRVIEGDPSITKVTRVIEGDPSITKVTRVIEGDPSITKVTRVIEGDPSITKVTRLIEEDPSITKVRRVIEGDPNVTKVTRLIEEDPSITKVRRVIEKDSNIKITRVTNGDPSITIMKGVVEGDAGVTKVRRVNEGKPSITKVTRLIETHSASSDGDIDTEGDIKRIMGEDVTKVQKFHGGDVHILREEDIKQITDAITQGGGPGITTISKVIKPEVQVVETEPGLTTFTRVIKKGPQIIKEGETTVTREVRPEPQIIEGPDFSKIVSFKDSPDLLETESERITRIIKGGRSKKRAAIRHPQGSRRRVRMVRHHSRRRQ, encoded by the exons AACGGTCTTATATGAGTGCTGTCCGGGTTATATGAAGTTAGAAGGGATGCGAGGGTGCCCTGCAG TGGCTCCTATTGACACTGTGTTTGGCACCCTGGATCTGGTGCAAGCCAAGCTCACCAAACAATACTCCGATCAATCCAAACTGACGGAAGAACTCACGGGAGCCGGATCTTACACAATGTTTGCACCAAGTGACGATGCCTGGATAGAGTTAGATCCT GCATTGAGAGATGCCATGGTCAGCAGTGGAAACACTGAGCTTTACAATGCACTCCACTATCACATGGTCAACAAACGTCTTCTCACTAAGGACCTGAAGAATGATATGACCCTAGAGTCCATGCATAACAAACAAGGCCTCTATATCAATCACTACTCAAATGGA GTTGTCACTGTGAACTGTGCCAGGATCATTCACGGCAACCAGGTGGCGACTAATGGAGTTGTGCACGTCATTGATCGGGTCATCAGTGTCGTAAGCCAAACGATCAAGGAAGTGATCGAATCCAACGATGATCTGGCTTCACTGAAC ACAGTTGCTTTGAGATCAGGTCTCCAGGATCAACTGGGAGAGCCCGGACATTACACACTTTTTGCTCCAACCAACGAGGCCTTTGACAAAGTTGGCGGAGAAGTCCTTGAGAGACTTATGAGTGACACAACTGTACTTCAAG CCCTTCTAAAGTACCACCTCCTGAACTCGGTGCAGTGCTCTGAGGCCATTATGGCGGGTTCTGTCTATGGGACTCTTGAGGGCAGCAATATTGAGATCGGATGTGATGGCGAGAGCCTTACAGTCAATGGTATCAAGATGGTGCTGAAGAAAGACATTGTCACCAGCAATGGGGTCATTCATCTGATCAGCCAGGTGCTCATGCCTGACTCGG CCAAGCAGGTGACGGAGCTTATAGGCAAATCTCAGAGCGTCTTCAGTGACCTGGTGTCTCAGCTCGGCCTGTCTGCCGCCATGCAGCCTGAAACTGAGTACACTATTCTTGCCCCACTGAATGGAGCCTTCTCTG ACGGGGTAATGTCCATGGATCAGCGTTTCCTGAAGACGATTCTAGAAAACCACATTGTGAAACTCAAGATCTCTCTGAGTGACCTCTACAGCGGCCAGCTTCTGGAAACCCTGGGAGGAAAACTCCTCCGAGTCTTCATTTATCGCACG gctGTGTGTATTGAGAACGCATGTATGGTCCGAGGCAGCAGAGAGGGCAGTAACGGAGTCCTTCATCTCATGCGATCACTGATCCAGCCTCCCGAGACaaccatctatgagctgctcttaAAAGACGGACGCTTCAA AATCTTCCTGTCTCTGATGGAGAGTGCTGGACTGACAGATCTACTGAAGCAGGAGGGATCGTACACACTCTTTGCTCCTGAAGATGCTGCCTTTGGCACCCTGACAGAGGAAGACATCACTCTTCTGAAAA GCGACATCAACACCCTCAGGGTGATCCTGCTCTACCACTTTAGCAATGGCGTCTTTATTAATGGAGGCTTGGAGGGTGGCGTGACTAATCTTCTCAAGACCATTCAGGGCAACAACCTTCAAGTGCTGTCT GTTAACAACTCCATCCGTGTAAATTCAGTGGAGGTTCCAGATTTTGATCTTATGGCATCCAACGGAGTGGTTCATGTAGTGAAGACCATATTATATCCTCAAG ATCTGCCAGTTGGCCGTGAAGACATATTGATTCTGCTGAGAAGACTCATCAAATACATGCAGCTGAAG TTTGTATCTGGATACACCTATCGTGAGATTCCACTTACATTCATCA AGAGGACTATAACCACACATGTCATTGAGAAAG GTCCCAAATACAAGGTGGTGATTGAAGAACCAAGTGTCACCAAGGTTACACGAGTAATCAAAGGAGAACCAATCATCACAGAAGTTACACAAGAGATCGAAGAAGATCCGAGCATCACCAAAGTAACACGAGTGATTGAAGGAGATCCGAGCATCACCAAAGTTACACGAGTGATTGAAGGAGATCCGAGCATCACCAAAGTTACACGAGTGATTGAAGGAGATCCAAGCATCACCAAAGTAACACGAGTGATTGAAGGAGATCCGAGCATCACCAAAGTAACACGACTGATTGAAGAAGATCCGAGCATCACCAAAGTTAGACGAGTGATTGAAGGAGATCCAAACGTCACCAAAGTTACACGACTGATTGAAGAAGATCCGAGCATCACCAAAGTTAGACGAGTGAttgaaaaagattcaaacatcaAAATTACGAGAGTGACTAACGGAGACCCAAGCATCACCATAATGAAAGGAGTGGTTGAAGGAGATGCAGGCGTCACCAAAGTTAGACGAGTTAATGAAGGAAAGCCATCGATTACAAAAGTCACAAGGCTCATTGAAA CTCACAGTGCCTCATCTGATGGAGATATTGACACTGAGGGAGATATCAAGAGAATCATGGGTGAAG ATGTAACCAAGGTGCAGAAGTTTCATGGTGGTGATGTACACATCCTCCGGGAGGAAGATATCAAACAAATCACTGATGCGATTACCCAGGGAG GTGGACCAGGGATCACCACCATCAGTAAAGTAATCAAACCAGAGGTCCAGGTTGTTGAAA CTGAACCAGGGCTCACCACGTTTACTAGAGTAATTAAGAAAGGCCCTCAGATCATTAAAG AAGGGGAAACCACTGTTACCAGAGAAGTTCGACCAGAACCACAGATAATTGAAG gACCAGACTTTTCTAAGATTGTATCTTTCAAGGACAGTCCAGACCTCCTTGAAACAGAATCGGAGAGAATCACCAGAATCATCAAGG GGGGTCGTTCTAAAAAACGAGCTGCCATCAGACATCCACAAG gatCAAGGCGGAGAGTGAGAATGGTCAGGCATCACTCCAGACGCAGACAGTGA
- the ugt5d1 gene encoding UDP glucuronosyltransferase 5 family, polypeptide D1 codes for MKSLSNQAHFIVGLFLAFSVFTRSCSGGKILLYPVDGSHWVNMKVLIEELHSRGHSITVIRPKSSWYITEKSPLYTSITIADEISESDNFFDEYLSKVIEIERGDASGLSFLKLQVDLFSMLSKAHYIMCKMVSAVLEDKMLVKRLQDERYDLVLTDPALAGGVIVAHYLKLPLVLNVRWITAGEGHFAIAPSPVSYVPLPGSGHTDKMSFTQRVKNVLFQSFTFFQDRFVVGPHYDALIDKYLDYQTDIVSLIQAADIWLMRTDFVFEFPRPTMPNVVYMGGFQCKPSKPLPADLEAFVQSSGEHGFIIMSLGTLVKSIPADMANGIAAAFASLPQKVIWRHLGDRPSTVGNNTLIVDWIPQNDLLGHSKIKAFVAHGGTNGVQEAIYHGVPILGVPLFFDQFDNLIRIQEKGAGKILKLSEFSGHNFGKALRELLSNTSYRTNMQRLSSLHRDQPMRPLDSAVFWIEFVMRNKGATHLRSEFYKMPWYSYHSVDVLLVLFTVVVVFVFSAVAIIRYVCYKTCCKRKIKNE; via the coding sequence ATGAAGTCACTTTCCAACCAGGCACACTTCATTGTTGGGTTATTTTTggcattttctgttttcactcgGAGCTGCAGCGGAGGTAAAATTTTACTGTACCCTGTCGATGGAAGCCACTGGGTCAATATGAAGGTCCTGATAGAAGAGCTGCACTCCAGGGGCCACAGCATCACCGTGATCCGACCCAAATCCAGCTGGTACATCACAGAAAAGTCCCCTCTCTACACTTCCATCACAATCGCAGATGAAATAAGCGAATCTGATAACTTTTTTGATGAGTATTTATCTAAAGTGATAGAGATAGAAAGAGGCGATGCTTCTGGACTGTCATTCTTGAAGCTCCAGGTTGATTTGTTCTCCATGTTATCAAAAGCACACTATATTATGTGTAAAATGGTATCGGCTGTTTTGGAAGATAAGATGCTTGTGAAAAGACTTCAGGATGAGCGGTACGACCTGGTGCTCACCGATCCTGCATTAGCAGGTGGCGTGATTGTAGCGCATTATCTAAAACTCCCTCTTGTTCTCAATGTACGCTGGATCACAGCCGGTGAAGGACATTTTGCTATAGCACCATCTCCAGTGTCTTATGTACCTTTACCAGGCTCTGGCCATACAGATAAAATGAGTTTCACCCAAAgggttaaaaatgttttatttcagagcTTTACTTTCTTCCAGGACAGATTCGTGGTTGGTCCACACTATGATGCGCTAATAGATAAGTATTTGGATTACCAAACGGACATTGTTAGCCTCATTCAAGCTGCTGATATTTGGCTCATGAGGACTGATTTTGTCTTTGAGTTCCCAAGACCAACCATGCCAAATGTTGTTTACATGGGTGGGTTTCAATGCAAACCCTCCAAGCCTCTTCCTGCAGATCTGGAAGCATTTGTGCAGAGCTCAGGAGAACACGGCTTTATTATTATGTCATTGGGAACACTTGTTAAAAGTATCCCTGCCGACATGGCTAACGGTATTGCAGCCGCCTTTGCTAGTTTACCTCAGAAAGTCATCTGGAGACATCTTGGAGATCGGCCATCCACTGTTGGCAACAACACCCTTATCGTGGACTGGATACCACAGAACGACCTCCTGGGACATTCCAAGATCAAAGCGTTTGTAGCCCACGGAGGAACCAATGGAGTGCAGGAAGCCATATACCACGGGGTCCCGATCCTGGGCGTCCCTTTGTTCTTCGACCAGTTTGACAACTTAATACGCATCCAGGAGAAAGGAGCGGGGAAGATACTTAAGTTGTCAGAGTTCAGCGGTCATAATTTTGGAAAAGCCCTACGGGAATTGCTCAGTAACACCTCTTACAGGACGAACATGCAGAGACTCTCTAGTCTTCACAGGGACCAGCCGATGAGGCCTTTGGACTCGGCTGTTTTCTGGATCGAGTTTGTGATGAGGAATAAAGGAGCGACTCACCTGCGCTCGGAGTTCTACAAGATGCCGTGGTACTCATACCATTCTGTGGATGTGTTGTTGGTTCTCTtcactgttgttgttgtgtttgtgttttctgcaGTTGCAATAATCCGATATGTATGTTATAAAACATGCTGTAagcgaaaaataaaaaatgaatga